CTTGTTGCCGCGCACGGAGGGGAACACGCCCTTGATCACGTCGTAAGTAGCGCCGCGCTTGGTGAGCAGCTCGGCGGCGTCGGTCTTGCCGCGGGCGATGGCCGCGAGCAGCACCTCGGTGGAGACGTACTCGTCGCCGAGCTCGCCGGCCAGCTCCTGGGCGGCGGTCAGCGCGTTGAGGGCGTCGCGGTTAAAGTTCGGGTTGGCCATGCCAGAGCCCTCGGCCTTGGGCAGCTTGCCCACGAGCGTCTCGGCCTCCTTGCGCACGACCTCGGGGTCGACGCCGGTGGCACGGAGCACGGGGGCGGCGATGCCGTCCTCCTGCCCGAGGATGGCGGCGAGCAGGTGCTCGGGGCGGATATCGGGGTTACCGTTTGAGGAAGCCTGCTGCAGCGCAACCTGCAGGGCCTCCTGGGTCTTGGTGGTTGGGTTGAAAGCGCTCATGGGCTTCCTCCTAGAGTTGTTGTCGTTTGTCATATGTTCAGGTCAGAGGCCGTTCTCGCGGCTCCTAATCCCCTCAACGCAAACGAAGTTGAGTTTGTTCCGCTCAACTTCAAAATTATAGATATTTTTCTTGAGCGCGCTCGACTCAACTTCTCGTTCGATACACTCGTCCCCATGGACACCCCCGAGCTGCTCGCCCGCCGCCTCATCGCCCACGGCCTCGCCGGCTCCGCCGCGCGCCCGGCGTTTTCCTCACCGCTCGAGGCCGCTCGCGGGCTGCTCGCCGTCCAGGGGCAGACCTACCCGGCGGGCATCCGCTCGCTCGCGTTGCGCAGCTCGAGCAGCGACGAGGAGGTCCTCGCCGCCGTCCGCGCCGGCCGGATCGTCCGCTCCTGGCCGCAGCGCGGCACCCTCCACTTCCTCGCGGCGGAGGACGCCCGCTGGCTCGCCCGCCTGTTGCACCCGCGCGTCGCCCCCTCGCAGATCGCCCGCCGCGGCGGTTTGCAGCTTGACGACGCCACGGCGGCCCGCGCCCACGAGGCGCTCGTCGCTACGCTCCTCGCCGCCGGGAGCGGAAACCCGGTGCCCCGCAAGGAGATCTACGCCGCCTTCGAGGAGGCGGGGGTGGACCCGGCGGGCGGGCGCGGCCCCCACCTGCTGCGGTTCTTCGGCGGCCAGGGCGACATCGTTCAGGGCCCCAAACAGGGCGCGCAGGAGACGTTCGTGCTGGTCGACGCCCTGGGCGTCGAGCAGGCGGAGCTCGAGGGCGAGGCGGCGCTCAAGGAGCTGGGTGCCCGCTACGCCTCGGGCCACGGGCCGGTGGCGGTCGCGGACCTGGCCTGGTGGACCATGCTCACCAAGGCGCAGGCGAGGAAGGCGCTGGAAGGCCAGTGGGAGGTCGACGGCTACTACATGGCCGAGTGGCAAGAGGACGTCACCCCCTCGGAGCTCGCGGCGGCGCTGGAGCTGCGGCTCGAGCTGCCCGCCTTCGACGAGTACCTGCTCGGGTATGCGGACAAGTCGATCATCGTCGACGACGAGCTGCGCAAGGACGTGCTCACCAGCAACGGGTTGGGATGGCCGTGGGTGATGTCAGGCGGCGTCGGAGTGGCGAGCCTGCGCAAGAAGGACGAGCGAGGACACAAGGCCTAGGGCCAGGCAGGCGGCGGCGACGTAGAGGGCCGCGGAGGTGCCGTGGCTGAAGCCGTCGTGGAGGATGCCCAGCGCCGCCTGCGGGTCGGGCAGCTTCGCCGATAGAGCGTTCATCGCCGAGCCCGCAGTGGTCGCGGTCGCGTCCGCGAGCGACTGGGCGGCCTCGGGCGGCAGCTTCAGCCCGTCGACAAGCTGCTGCGGGAGATAGGAACCGACGGCGGCGGCGAGCGTGGTGCCCGCGAACGCCGCGCCGAGCGCCGAGCCGAGCTGGCGGAAGGTGGACTGGGTGGCCGAGCCCATGCCCGACTTCTCCAGCGGCACGTCGTGGAGGATCACCGACGCGAGCTGCGCGGACGCCAGCCCCATGCCCGCGCCGTAGACGGCGAGCACCGCGGACAGGCAGGCGATCGACGCGCCGGGCGCGACCACGATCGCCGCCGAGACGATGCCGACCACCTCGAGGATAAGCCCCACGACCACGGTGAGCGCGGGCCCCAGCTTCGTGGCTAGGTGCCGCGCCGCCACGCCGGACAGGATCGCGCCGAGCGCCATGGTGGCCAGCACGACGCCGGAACGGATCGTGCCCAGACCCGCGACGTTGACCAGGTACAGCGGCAGGACGAACAGCGCCGCGAACTCGCCGATGGACACGGTCATGGCGGTGATGTTTCCGGCGAGGAAGCTCGGGAGCCTCAGCAGCGAGGGGTCGAAGAGCGCGGCCCTTCCGCGGCGGGCCCGCGCGCTCTCGAGCGCGACGAAGAAGCCGAGCGCGACGAGGCCTATGATGATGGCCAGCGGCGCGGGAGAGACGCCGCCGAGGGAGTACTCGCCGCGCGCGGACCACCAGCCGTAGCTTTCGCCCTCGATGAGCCCGAAGACGATCGTGCCGAAGGCGACCATGCTGAGCAGGGTGCCCGCGACGTCGAAGCCCTTCCGCGAGCGCTTGGCGATGGTCTCCGGCAGCAGCCTCATCGCGAGCACGAAGAGCACGGCGCAGATCGGCGGGTTGACGAGGAAGATCCACGGCCAGCTCAGCTGCTCGGTGAGCACCCCGCCAGCCAGCGGCCCGATCGCCGCCGCCGAGGCCATGGTCGCGCCCCAGATGCCGAACGCGGCGGCGCGCCTGGGCCCGCGGAAGGTGGCGTTGATCGTGGCAAGCGTCGCGGGTAGCACGATGGCGCCGCCGATCCCCTGGATGCCACGCGCCAGGAGCAGCGGGGCGAAGCTGGAGGCCATCGCCGCGACCAGTGAGCCGACACCGAAGAACACCTGGCCGATAAGGAACATCTTCTTGGTGCCGAAGCGGTCGCCGAGCGTGCCCATCGTGAGCAGCAGCGCGGCGAAAACCACCGAGTACAGGGAGGTGATCCACGCGGCGTTGGTGAGCGTGAGGCCGAGGTCGGAGATGATCGCGGGCAGGGAGACCGCGACGATCGTGGAGTCGAGGACGATGAGGGCCACGCCGACGATGAGGACGGCGAGCATGCCCCAGCCGCCCTCGGGCTGGGCTTGGCGCGCGCCGCGTGGCGCAGTGGTTTCTGTGGTGGCAGCGGAGGCCATGGGAGGTCACCCGATTCGTGATCGAAGTATTGATGTCGACACTGCGTTGGTATCTACCTCTATCCTCCGCCGCACGCCGCGCGAGGTAATCACCCAAATGGTTGATCCTGCAATAATGGGGCCCATGGATCTCTTCCGCATCGCCGGGGAGCACGCGCTCGAGCTCCCCGCCACCGAGCTCACCCACCCCTTCGGCGCGGGCTGGGACGTCTACCGCGTGAAGGACAAGATGTTCTGCGTGTTAAGCCACCCGGAGGAGAACCCGCAGCGGGTGCCCATGGTGATCGTCAAGGCCATCCCCGAGGAGGGCGAGCGCCTGCGGGCGCGCTACGCCGAGATCACGCCGGGCTATCACATGAACAAGGTGCACTGGAACTCCATCGTCGACGGCCCCGGCATTAGCGAGAACCTCGTCCGCGACCTCATCACCGACTCCTACCTCGCCGTCGTCGCGGGCCTGCCGCGGGCGAAACGGCCGGTGGATCCGGAAAACCACGGTCTGCGGCAGTTCGGGGCGGGATTCTAGCGCCCCGCCCGTGCCAACCCATGCGTTCGAGGCCATAATGGGGATACTTGGAAGCGCTTGCCGATACGGTGCGGCACCGTAGGCGTCGGAAAGCACAAGAAAAGGACGCGATTATGACCGCAAACGAGACGAACGACCCCGGCACCCTGCGCGTGGGCGATGCCGACCGCAAGGCCGCGCTCGACCGGCTGGGGCTGTACTTCGCGGGCGGTCACCTCGACGTCGCCGAGTTCGACGAGCGCTCCGGCAAGGCCGCAATCGCCAAGGTCCGCGGCGACATCGACGCGCTCTTTGTCGATTTGCCCCCGCTTGACGACGCCAAGGCGCCCGCCTCCCGGAACCCGTACCGGGCAGAGACCATCGATGAGGCCCAGGGCGAGCTGGACCGCGTGATGAAGCGCGCCGAGGTCGTCCAGAAGGTGGACGCGGCGGTGTGGGGAGCGACGATGGTGATCTTCTTCGTCTCGCTATTCGTGCTCCACTGGCAGTACTTCTGGCTGGTCTTCCCCATCGCGGGCGTTGCCAGCGGTGCCGTGCGCCGGGCCTTCCGGCTCACGCCCGAGGAGGAGGAGCTGTACGAGAAGCTGAGCGGCGCCGAGCAGCGCGAGCGGATGCAGCGGCTCGAGCAGGCGGCGGACAAGCGCCGGGAGCTGGGCTACTAACGCACGAAGCGCGACCGCCTCCCTTCGTGGGCGGCAGCCCCGCTTCTTCTTAACGAGGGGTTATGCCTCGCACTCGTCCCAGTGGCCGTCGTGCAGGTGGTGGCGGTGACCGTCGTGCAGGTAGTCGACGTGGTCGCCGTGCTGGACCGCCTCGTGGCCGCAGCCTGGGCCGTGGACGTGGTCGTGATTCTCGTGAATCTGGCAGGACATGGTGGGCTCCTCCTTTCCTTTTCCTTCTTGCAGCGATGCCGAAGCGCGCCGGGCGAAAGGGGTCGCGCACCGGCGGGGGCACCCTGTCATTGTTGAACATCTACCTAAAACGATACGCTTGGCTATCATTTCTGTCAGCAGCTTCTTAGCTCACACCCGAGGTGACGAGGATCTTGCGTCACTTTGGCCCCCAAGCAGGAAGATTGCCACCCGTTCACACTTTTATTGACACGTCACCTAAACTAACTGCATGCAATCATTCGGTTTTCTCTCCTTTGGCCACCACGCCATCGGAAACCAACAGGGCCCCAACGCCAGGGACGTCCTTCACCAGGCGATCGACATCGCCGTCGCCGCGGACGAGCTGGGCGTCAACGGCGCCAACTTCCGCGTACACCACTTCGCGCCGCAGGCCTCCTCCCCGATCCCGCTCCTCAGCGCGATCGCCGCGCGCACCTCGCACATCGAGGTGGGCACCGGCGTCATCGACATGCGCTACGAGAACCCGCTCTACCTCGCGGAGGAGCTCGGCTCCCTCGACCTCATCGCCGACGGCAGGCTCGCCATCGGCGTGAGCCGTGGGTCACCCGAGCCCGCCCTGCGCGGCTGGGAGGCCTTCGGCTACACCGCCGAGGCCCCCAACGGCGCCGACATGGCGCGCGAGAAGTTCCTGCGCCTGCTCGACGCGGTCTCCGGCTACGGCGTGGCCACCGCGGCCCCCGCGGAGGAGCAGTACCCGTACATCTACCAGCCGGGTTCTGCGCTGCCGGTGTTCCCCTACTCCGAGGGGCTGCGCAGGCGCATCTGGTGGGGCTCGGGCACGAACAAGTCGGCCATCCAGGCCGCCAAGGACGGCGTCAACCTCATGAGCTCCACGCTCGTCAGCGAGGCCGACGGCCGCAGCCTCGGCGAGCTGCAGGCCGAGCAGATCGCGCAGTACCGCGCGGCGTGGGCCGAGGCCGGGCACGACTGGCAGCCGCGCGTGTCCATCTCCCGCTCGATCTTCCCGATCGTCGACGACCAGACCCGCCGGGTGTTCGCCGGCCAGGCCACCGGCCGCGACCAGATCGGTTCCCTCGGCGAGGACGGCCCGGCCACCTTCGGCCGCTCGTATGCCGCCGAGCCCGACGAACTCATCGAACAGCTCTCCCAGGACCCGGCGATCCGGGAGGCCGACACCCTGCTGCTCACCATCCCGAACACCGCGGGCGTGGAGCTCAACGTGAAGCTGCTGTCCGCCTTCGCCGAGCACGTCGCGCCGGCGCTCGGCTGGAAGCCCAGCCACTAACGGCTCGTCCCAACGCCGCAGCCTTTAAGGCCCGATCGCGCAGCTCACGCCGCGAGGTCGGGCCTTTCGGTTGGGCCGCCGCGACACAGGCCAGGCGCTGTACCACCAAACTTGTGCCGTGGTGCAAAATGGGGACTGTGAATACCTCCCCGCTGCGGGCAGTGGCGGACGTCATCTCTCGCAACCGCGAGGAACTCTCCGCCATCGCCTTCGACATGTTTTTCGCCACCCAACGCGATGCGCGCACCCGCATCCGGGCAACGCCCGCGATCGCCGACGCCCTCACCCTGCTCGCGCGCAGCTGCGACTCCGAGGGCAAGCTGCCGTTGGACGTCGAAAAGCGGTTTCTGCAGCGGGCGACCACCCTGTGCGCGCACGGCCTGCGCGTCGACGACCTCGAGCCGCTGGCCGAGTCCGCCCACCGCGCCATGCTCATCACCGCGGGCGGACAGCCCTTCGAGCTGGTGCTCCCCATCGAACGGGCGCTGCAGCAGCTGGCCAGGACCGTCGTCGAGCGGCTGACCGCGTACCCGCCGCAGCCCGCCACCGAGGCGCGCGTGGCCCAGGTCCAGCGCCGCAGCCGCCGGTACACGGTCGTGCGGTTGGAGGCGGACCAGGCCATCGCCTATCAGCCGGGACAGTCGGTGAGCGTCTCCGTCGCGTTCCTGCCGGGCGCGGTGGAATACCACTACCCCGCCAACCCCACCAACGAGCACGGGCAGATCGAGTTCCACGTCTTCCACGACCCTGCCCAGGCGGGCGGCTCGGATCTCACCAAGCTCATGTCGGCTGCCGCCGTCGGCGACATCTGGCGGCTCGGCCCCCACAGCGGCGAGGAGGGCGGCTGGGTGCTCGACAAGAAGCGGGAGGACCTGCTCATCGCGCACGGCATTGGGCTGGCGCCTATCCGCACGGTCGTCATCGACCGGCTCATCAACGGCCCGCAGGTGCGCACGCACCTGTTCCTGTCCGCCGAGTACCCCGGCGAGCTCTACGACCTCATGGGCCTGTGGCAGATCGCCGCCAGCTCACCCTGGCTGTCGGTCACCCCGGTCAGCCTCCACGACGAGGACCCGTGGTGGGTGGCCGCCACCGAGCACAGTGCCCCGCCGCGCGGCCTGCACCTGCGCAAGACCGGCGAGGTGGGCGAGATCGTCTCCAGCTTCGGCAGCTGGGGCGACCGCGACGTGCTCATCGCGGGGCCCGGCGAACGCGTCGCCGCCACCGTCGGCTTCATGCGCGCGGCGGGCACCCCGCGCGGGCACATCCAGACCCGCGTGTGCGAGCAGCCCAGCCTGTGGGCCGTCGGCGCCGACGGCCGCCACCGCGCCAATCAGAGGTAGTTTTCCGGGTAATCCAGCACCGGCAGGCTCGTGCGCATCTTGGCGACCTGCTCCTCGAGGTCCACGTCGTAGACCGCGAGCGTTGCCTGCTCGCCCAGCTCGGCGATGGTGGTGCCGTCGGGGGCGAGGACGCCCGAGTGCCCGATCCCGCTGGGGGCCGCGGCGGTTCGTTCGTCGAGCGGCAGGGCCTGCCCCACCGCCACGATCACCGAGGTGGAGTCGAGCGCGCGCGCCCTGGTGAGCAGCCGCCACTGCTCGAGCTTCCCCTTCCCCGTCGCCCAGGAGGCGGGCAGGAGGATGGCCTGCGCGCCTCGGCGCGCCAGCGCCCGGAACTGCTGCGGGAAGCGCACGTCGTAGCAGGTGGCCAGGCCGAAGCGCACGCCCTTGTACAGGAAGGTGCTCAATTCCTTGCCAGCGGCGACGGTGTCGGACTCCGCGAACCCGAAGGCGTCGTAGGTGTGGATCTTGTCGTAGGTAAAAAGGCTCCCGTCGGGCAGGCAGGCGACCAGCGTGTTGGTGATGCGGTTGATGGTCTTGCCGTCGCGCTCCACGGTATCCGCCGGGGTGAACACGCCCGCGACGAGGGCGAGGTTGTAGCCCTCTGCCAGCTCGCGCAGGGCCGTGAC
This is a stretch of genomic DNA from Corynebacterium vitaeruminis DSM 20294. It encodes these proteins:
- a CDS encoding ferredoxin reductase domain-containing protein, with amino-acid sequence MNTSPLRAVADVISRNREELSAIAFDMFFATQRDARTRIRATPAIADALTLLARSCDSEGKLPLDVEKRFLQRATTLCAHGLRVDDLEPLAESAHRAMLITAGGQPFELVLPIERALQQLARTVVERLTAYPPQPATEARVAQVQRRSRRYTVVRLEADQAIAYQPGQSVSVSVAFLPGAVEYHYPANPTNEHGQIEFHVFHDPAQAGGSDLTKLMSAAAVGDIWRLGPHSGEEGGWVLDKKREDLLIAHGIGLAPIRTVVIDRLINGPQVRTHLFLSAEYPGELYDLMGLWQIAASSPWLSVTPVSLHDEDPWWVAATEHSAPPRGLHLRKTGEVGEIVSSFGSWGDRDVLIAGPGERVAATVGFMRAAGTPRGHIQTRVCEQPSLWAVGADGRHRANQR
- a CDS encoding DUF1707 SHOCT-like domain-containing protein; the protein is MTANETNDPGTLRVGDADRKAALDRLGLYFAGGHLDVAEFDERSGKAAIAKVRGDIDALFVDLPPLDDAKAPASRNPYRAETIDEAQGELDRVMKRAEVVQKVDAAVWGATMVIFFVSLFVLHWQYFWLVFPIAGVASGAVRRAFRLTPEEEELYEKLSGAEQRERMQRLEQAADKRRELGY
- a CDS encoding DHA2 family efflux MFS transporter permease subunit, whose protein sequence is MASAATTETTAPRGARQAQPEGGWGMLAVLIVGVALIVLDSTIVAVSLPAIISDLGLTLTNAAWITSLYSVVFAALLLTMGTLGDRFGTKKMFLIGQVFFGVGSLVAAMASSFAPLLLARGIQGIGGAIVLPATLATINATFRGPRRAAAFGIWGATMASAAAIGPLAGGVLTEQLSWPWIFLVNPPICAVLFVLAMRLLPETIAKRSRKGFDVAGTLLSMVAFGTIVFGLIEGESYGWWSARGEYSLGGVSPAPLAIIIGLVALGFFVALESARARRGRAALFDPSLLRLPSFLAGNITAMTVSIGEFAALFVLPLYLVNVAGLGTIRSGVVLATMALGAILSGVAARHLATKLGPALTVVVGLILEVVGIVSAAIVVAPGASIACLSAVLAVYGAGMGLASAQLASVILHDVPLEKSGMGSATQSTFRQLGSALGAAFAGTTLAAAVGSYLPQQLVDGLKLPPEAAQSLADATATTAGSAMNALSAKLPDPQAALGILHDGFSHGTSAALYVAAACLALGLVSSLVLLAQARHSDAA
- a CDS encoding LLM class flavin-dependent oxidoreductase — encoded protein: MQSFGFLSFGHHAIGNQQGPNARDVLHQAIDIAVAADELGVNGANFRVHHFAPQASSPIPLLSAIAARTSHIEVGTGVIDMRYENPLYLAEELGSLDLIADGRLAIGVSRGSPEPALRGWEAFGYTAEAPNGADMAREKFLRLLDAVSGYGVATAAPAEEQYPYIYQPGSALPVFPYSEGLRRRIWWGSGTNKSAIQAAKDGVNLMSSTLVSEADGRSLGELQAEQIAQYRAAWAEAGHDWQPRVSISRSIFPIVDDQTRRVFAGQATGRDQIGSLGEDGPATFGRSYAAEPDELIEQLSQDPAIREADTLLLTIPNTAGVELNVKLLSAFAEHVAPALGWKPSH
- a CDS encoding MmcQ/YjbR family DNA-binding protein, encoding MDLFRIAGEHALELPATELTHPFGAGWDVYRVKDKMFCVLSHPEENPQRVPMVIVKAIPEEGERLRARYAEITPGYHMNKVHWNSIVDGPGISENLVRDLITDSYLAVVAGLPRAKRPVDPENHGLRQFGAGF
- a CDS encoding carbon-nitrogen hydrolase family protein, with amino-acid sequence MRIALGQISSIRDKMANLDKVRHVVQEAAEEGAELVVFPEATMQGFGTGRLDSQAEPLDGEFVTALRELAEGYNLALVAGVFTPADTVERDGKTINRITNTLVACLPDGSLFTYDKIHTYDAFGFAESDTVAAGKELSTFLYKGVRFGLATCYDVRFPQQFRALARRGAQAILLPASWATGKGKLEQWRLLTRARALDSTSVIVAVGQALPLDERTAAAPSGIGHSGVLAPDGTTIAELGEQATLAVYDVDLEEQVAKMRTSLPVLDYPENYL
- a CDS encoding DNA glycosylase AlkZ-like family protein, whose translation is MDTPELLARRLIAHGLAGSAARPAFSSPLEAARGLLAVQGQTYPAGIRSLALRSSSSDEEVLAAVRAGRIVRSWPQRGTLHFLAAEDARWLARLLHPRVAPSQIARRGGLQLDDATAARAHEALVATLLAAGSGNPVPRKEIYAAFEEAGVDPAGGRGPHLLRFFGGQGDIVQGPKQGAQETFVLVDALGVEQAELEGEAALKELGARYASGHGPVAVADLAWWTMLTKAQARKALEGQWEVDGYYMAEWQEDVTPSELAAALELRLELPAFDEYLLGYADKSIIVDDELRKDVLTSNGLGWPWVMSGGVGVASLRKKDERGHKA